The genome window AAGAGGGATTTTTCTATCCCTTTTAGCCAAAGTTAAAGTAAATTATAAATATGTATTTGTTTCTTTATGATATTAGAAGACTTTCAGGTAGAAATTAATGACTTGGTTTAAGCCAGTTTAAATATTAAAAGTTAACATAATAATCATTATATGTCGTAGTGCGACATCTGAGGAGGGAAACTTTGGGGGTCCTTTGGGGGTTCTAAAGATTACGTCTTTTCTTATTGAGTAATTTCCTTATCTGTTTCAATTTTTCTTCGCTGGGTCTAGCCTTCCCGCTAAACCAACGCTGGACTGTCCTTGTGCTAACTCCAAGTTCCCTGGCTATCTCGCCGGTCTTATAATCATAGTATAAGTAGAATTGGTGAAGTTCTTTGAGTTCTTGAAGTTCTTTTTCCATAAAAGTGGATATCCAGCCGTTTGTAGGCACAGATTCAATCTGTGCAACTGTGGAGTAGCAGAGCTTG of bacterium contains these proteins:
- a CDS encoding helix-turn-helix transcriptional regulator gives rise to the protein MEKELQELKELHQFYLYYDYKTGEIARELGVSTRTVQRWFSGKARPSEEKLKQIRKLLNKKRRNL